GCCTTAACTTATCGGCGCGCGCTGGCAAGGAGTGGCGGGCGGTTCGGCCACCGCTTGAGGGTCGATTCCCCCCGCCGCCTCTCGTTCAATCAGCTACCCGGCAGTTGCCTCACTCTTCGCGGACGCCTTCTGGCCTGTTGTTCGCTGACGGGCGACAAGAGCGTCGGCATCCGACGGCGCCTTGCCCTGCTCGTCACGGGCTCTATCACCTCGTAGGTCCGCCCGTTCGCTCTCATCGAATTCGGGTGAAAGGGCCGCGCCGTTCACCAGCCCCGAAAGATTCGAGCCGTCCAGTCCGAGTTCCTTCATCAGGCCGTCCAGAACGGGCGCCTGCGCACGGTAGGCGAGTGCCGCGCTGACGGCATCGGTCGCCAGATTGCCCGAACTTCCCGCGGAAGAAGAGCCGCCCGTTCCGGCGTTCGGGCCCCGGCTCCCGCCCGTGGTCAGCCCGTCCACCTGCACGATCTTGATCGAATCGATCGCCTCCATGGGCTTCGCGCTTTCCCGGATCACATCGGGCAGGACCTTGAGCAACGCCAGCTTGGTTTGCAGGCTGATCTGGTCCATCGAAAGGATGTTGGCCGCCTCGTTGATCGCTCGCTGGCCCGCAGCTTCCACCTCGAAGCGGACCCGTGCGGCCTCCGCACGCAACTTCTCTGCCTCGGCCTCGCCCTCGGCCTCCCGGCGAGCGGCTTCGGCGCGGTTCTGGGCCGCGTCTTTCTCCGCCTCGGCATCGACGCGGATCTTGATCGCGTCGCGCTCAGCCTGTTTCGAAGCCTCGATCAGTTCGATGCGCTTCTGGCGCTCGGCGATCTCAGTCTCACGGCTGGTGGAAACCTGCTCTTCCGCGGCGACTGCCTTGGCGCGCGCCTCGTCGGCATCGGCCTTGGCCTGGCTTTCTTCGCGGCTTTTGTTCTGGACCGCAATCTGCTGTTCCTGGCGGGCGATCTCCAGAGCGCGTTGTTGATCGATGCGCGCTTCCTCGACCAGGCGATCCGCTTCGATCTGCTGGGCGTCGACTTGCTTCTTCGCCTCGATCCGGGCGGCATCCGCCTCGCGGGTACGCTCTGCCTGCGTCCGTGCGATTTCGGAGGACTGAGCGGCGCGCCGGACCTCGACCTCGCGCTCCTGCTCCAGCCGGGCATATTCGGTGTCGCGGCTGATCTCGAAGCTGCGCTGCGCCGCCTCGA
The genomic region above belongs to Qipengyuania spongiae and contains:
- a CDS encoding flotillin family protein produces the protein MLIGGVIFALIVITFLLKMYRRASKEIAFVRTGVGGEKVVMNGGALVLPVFHETMPVNMNTLVLSVVRRDGEALITLDRLRIDVKAEFYVRVKPDSEAIAMAAQTLGQRTMQPEMLKDLVEGKFVDALRSVAAGMTMNELHEQRADFVQKVQQVSSNDLAMNGLELESVSLTGLDQTSIEHFNANNAFDAEGLTKLTEQIEARKKLRNDIEQDTRVQMETKNLEAAQRSFEISRDTEYARLEQEREVEVRRAAQSSEIARTQAERTREADAARIEAKKQVDAQQIEADRLVEEARIDQQRALEIARQEQQIAVQNKSREESQAKADADEARAKAVAAEEQVSTSRETEIAERQKRIELIEASKQAERDAIKIRVDAEAEKDAAQNRAEAARREAEGEAEAEKLRAEAARVRFEVEAAGQRAINEAANILSMDQISLQTKLALLKVLPDVIRESAKPMEAIDSIKIVQVDGLTTGGSRGPNAGTGGSSSAGSSGNLATDAVSAALAYRAQAPVLDGLMKELGLDGSNLSGLVNGAALSPEFDESERADLRGDRARDEQGKAPSDADALVARQRTTGQKASAKSEATAG